In Ananas comosus cultivar F153 linkage group 14, ASM154086v1, whole genome shotgun sequence, the genomic stretch TGTTTCCTTTTTTAAGAAACTGCACTTTCAAGGGGTAGAtatgaaattcagattttaccaGATTATATGTGTGTAAATTTTCCTATCCAATCCCTGTGACATGCATTCTATATTTGGTGGGACTTGAACTTCCTCGCTTCCATTTCAGGCTGCTAGAATGGCTGGTTGGCTCCCAGACCCTGGGGAAAAGATGTTTCCTAAAACAAGTCATGTTGGATTTGGGCTTGTTCTTGGATCAGATGGAAAGCGCTTCCGAACTCGAAGCTCAGAAGTTGTTCGATTGGGAGAGTTGCTTGATGAAGCTAAAGCTCGGAGTAAAGCTGAACTCGTACAACGTCTCAATGAAAATGGTAAAGTTATAGTTTCTTGCTTGCTAATATCTGTTCTTTGTTTTCTTCATCTAAGCTTTTCATTTGTAGGTAATTTTTTAGATGGAGGTTTTCCACTTATGTACCATTGCAAAATTTTCATGTATGCTCCTGAAAGTGCAGTTTCTTACAGAGTGTGTTATAACTTACCTATGATgcacggatacttcaaatttcatgccgtacctgtatcggatacgtatcggatatcgatacgcgcccgatacgtGCCCGATACGTGTCCGATACGAGAATGAAGTATCCggcattttaaaaataaaagaaatatcgGATACGGCTTGGATACGGGGGGATACGGGAGGGATACGGCCAGATTCTTTTTTGGCCTAAAATGAtcggaattttaaaaaatttttaaaagccAATATCGAAacctattggaaagaaggaCGAGTGAGAAAAACACCAATCTCTATTTAATTTGTCATTTCTTCTATCTTTTTGCTCTTGAATAGTAGAAAGCGCTCCTACTCATTCTATCTCCACACAGTATTAAGCCATAATTTAGTTCTTCACTgctcttttactctttttcatctaatttgtcaacctagtattaagcaacaaaggctatagagaatatgatttttttttcttttttattaaattgctagcatattttcttttattactgttttaataatagaactaaTAAAACAAACATATATGTTGAATGGttaattatctagtttgtgtGACTACAtatttattgttatcatttgatcaaaTTGGAGAATAATTGGATGATTATTCCATATGAACAGATGTAGGAtaattatacaagttaatgtatattagaatatatttctTAATATAATCCAGATATCCTACTTGTTATCAATATATCATTTACatataatcaatatatatttaagtatatttaaataatattttatacaaatatacCCTGCGTATCGTATCCTGAAAGTTTTAAAAAGTACCGTATCACCTTATCCGTATCGTGTCATATCGATATCCCCGTATCCGTATCTGTACAACATAGTAGCTTACATTCTGTTTCTTGAAAAGTTCTAGTCTCTTTCAAATATGCTATAACTAACATTCTGTTTTCTGGATCAGGTAAGATTGGTGAGTGGACAGATGAAGAGCTTGAGAAAACTTCTGAGGCAGTCGGCTATGGTGCAGTCAAGTGagatatttttttctacttaaATTTACTGAAGAATAGCCATGTTGATTTGATCTCTTCCAGCTTTCAGATGTATTTAAAGTGATATTTGAATGCACTAGTAGGATTTTTCAACTTTGTTGGTGAGGTTATTGCAAGACTGTCTTTTTACGAACTGCAATAATGAATTTCAATCATCTTAAAGGACATTTGCATTGTACCCCtgcaaaattatgtttttacaaatatatccctgcaaaacatGAGTTTTCATATATACCCCACAAATGCTTTCTTCCTTGCATCAATAGCTTTATACTTAACAAAAAGTGCCTTcctcataaaaaagaaaaaaaaaacttttctcaGAAAACCAATGCCCCTTATGCCATGAATTGGCTGACTCTCCAATTTAATGCATTTACGAGGAGTGTACAGCAAAATTAATCTTTTACAGGATATATCATAGATGGATGATATCACAGGGGATGAATATACTAGTTCTTTATACAAATTGAACAAAAGTTCAATTTCTTTTGATTGTCTATAGACACAAAAACTTTCTTTGGAAtccatatttctctttcttttagttgTGATATGAATACGCTAGTTGGAGGGACATATATGTTAAACCACCAACATGCTgtcttttaataatattatacatGCTTTTTTCAGATACTGGTGTTTACACCCTGACACTTCTGTATTGATTTGAAACAGATACGCAGATTTGAAGAACAATCGATTGACTAACTACACATTCAGTTTTGATCAAATGCTAAACGATAAGGTAATCTTGTATTCTCCAGTATTTAATTATTTCTGCAACCCTCTACTATAATGGCCTACAGAAATTGATTCTGCAGATTTGATGCTTAATAATTAACTGTCGCTGTTTGAAACCTACATGTTGGATGCCCATTATGCTACCGTGTTTTTGGAAAAATGGGATATGTTTTATATAGTTAATTTTGTAAGTAAGTGCGCAATGTTAGGTTTTTGATGATTCCTTTTTATGGATTTCCAAACAACAAATAGAACGTACATCTGAATTTTTGTATATACACCCTCGAAAGTcgtttttttacaaaaatactTTTATCTTAAGTTGTTAGTGATCCAATTTCACATGGTAAATATCAGAGAAGTTTTATCTTGAGAGGAGCACTTTTATAAGTGGAACTTGatatgtaaaatattaaaattgtaaGGGGCATATATGAAAACTTAGATTTTTACAGGGAACATTGCTTGGTGCTTGCTGCTTTTTCTGCTTATGTATATATGGTGTTTCTGCTGTTATTTATCCTTGCTGCAAATTTCTCTAAAGACCTTTGTATACTAGTCTAGCAGTTTACTTATCAGTTATTATCTATCCTTTACTCATTGTAACTAGTAAGAAGTGTCGACCTCTCATAGTAACTGCTATTCTTGTTTTTTAACAGGGAAACACTGCTGTTTATCTGCTGTATGCGCATGCTCGAATATGTTCCATTATTAGGAAATCTAATAAAGACATAGAAGAGCTAAAGACGGTAATTTTTTCTGTTTGACTTTGATAGAAACTATTGGTATCGTTgcatttttattcttaattatgCTGTAATTTTTGGAATTTCTGAAATcctgcttttttattttttgcgcAGATTGGGTCGATTTCTCTTAATCATCCTGATGAACGTGTTTTAGGGCTCCATCTTATCCGGTTTGCAGAGGTATATCTTGAGATATACGTGTGTCATCATTTATTTTAATCAGGATTAATCTTTTGTCTCCACATTAATCGTTTGGCTCCACCAATTGTGGTTTTGATAATTATGTCATGCATCTTCTTTACACATTGAGCATTTaataagaatttttattttttctattctttttcctATTTGACATGTATAGAGTTATCTCATGTTATCATTTATGGTAATTAGCATCACATCATTGCATGCTTAAGAGAGGTCTGACATGTAGAGTTGTATCGTCTATGATACATTTCGTTACCTTTTCAATCTTTGTGATAATTTTGTCTAGCAAAGCAAACATATACTCACCATTCATCGGTTTACTGTGGCACAATGATTTTGAGCATCTTGACTAGTTCTGTGATCATAATATTAGCATGTTTTCCTGTTATTGTATTTCAGATTGTTGAGGAGGCTTGCACGAATCTCCTTCCAAATGTTCTATGTGAATATCTGTACAACTTATCAGAAATTTTCACTAGATTTTATACCAGTTGCCAGGTTTGTTTGTCTCTTTTATGCTTCTCTATTCTAGTTATTGTTGGTTTGTTTGCAAACTTATTTTTTCTGAAAACCCAAATAAGTGAAAAAAGGTTTACTACTAAACATTGGATTTTATTGCCAAATGAACCGTTTATGTGTAGAGATCACAAAAAAATCGCATTCAATCACAAAGTTTTTgagttaaaaattgaaataagtgTTACTAAACGAGACCTTACTCTCGAGTACTTGATAAATGATTCCATATCCTGAATTTTTAGCTTAAGAATACAATGATAAGGCAAAACTACTGTAATAATTCCATTTGAAAGAACCTTCGTTATCCAATTAAAAAAAACCATATTATAGATAATGCATTTGGGTTTAAgataaaactctctctctctctcatcatttATAATAGCTAACATGTTGTGGAATTTGGCAGGTGGTTGGATCACCTGAAGAGACCAGCAGGTTGCTATTATGCCAAGCTACTGCGGTCGTCATGAGGAAATGCTTCCACCTTCTCGGAATCACTCCCGTCTACAAGCTATAAATTATACTTCCTATAGCACTTAAATTTTATGTCCAATTTTTGAATCATGCAAAGTTTGCTATCTCTTCGGGTGTAATCTAACCATTGTTAGTGAGAAAATTAAGAGATTATTTTGAGGGAGGAAAAGCTTGGAAGTTGTGAAAAAGATTAGATTCAGTTTCTCAATTTGAATAGAAGGGGCTCGTACTCAACATCGAATTTTACGGTTGTTGCGATTGAATGGTTCGTGATGTTTTAGTTTATGTGGGTTAAACGGTTTGATTTTGCGGGTGTTTTAAATGTCTAAATGTGCATGGATTctcaaattgaaatttcagtGGAACTATTGGTCTGAGAGATTCTCAAATTTAGAAAACCAAAATGTTCGACTTGGACTGttattaaggaaaaaaaaaaagaaaaaagaaaaatcatgaGTGAGGATAATTTCTGGTGAGTTCCTGCAAACTGAACCATTCATTTCATATTAAATTGGGTGGTTTGAACCAGTACATACTGGGTAATTTGCACAGTTGGTACTCAAATTATAAGGCTGGTGATATTTTGGTCTTTAAACTTGAGaaacatatttttaaaacttttaatagtattatagattagagatgtcaacgggtcggattcggggcggatttttaaaaatccgaatccgaacccgactccaaacccaagacccgaacccgaatctgaacccgacggattttaaaaatctatatccaaacccgaacccgaccaaaaatccgaaacccgaacccgaacccgaacccgaaaatttaaaCCCAAAACAATtacttcttttttcaatatttcaaaatatattatattaaacctaaatttttaaaatacaaattcaaatataacatcaaatttttatatatatattatatataatacaaaataaattcgggtttggatcgggttcgggtcgggttcgggttcgggtcggatacaatcaaaattcatatccgaatccatatccgtcgggtttccatttttgatatccatatccgaatccatatccatatttatcggatatatccgtttcattcgggttcgggttcggataaaattttggatatccatacccattgacatccctattatAGATAGACAGATAGATATAGATGAtggtgaattttttaatttttgtttcatgCATGGGAAACgggcttttttttaatttaaaaaaattattttcaaaatttggcGTATTTGCGCTACATAGATACCACCTGAGATTGTTCCGGATGGAAGGCATCGAAGAAAGCGGTAAAGTATTATGCTTACTTGAAATGATAAACGGTTCAgtgcttttattttaaaaaatttataaagctCCTAAACACGACGAATAGTTTTCATCTTTGAAAGGTGTGAATCACTCATCGCATTCTTCGTGACCATCTCATACTCTCTAAGCACTAAGCCTCTCGCTGATAGTAAAATTGATAAGCAGTGAATAGTTTACCGCCTTCTAAAAACGATAAGTCATATAAAAGCTAGAAGATAGAAAATCATTAGTTGGAAAATGATGCAACCTTGTGTATGATGTTAGGGGTCTATTTTTATGCAAATAGTGTTAGTACTGGGCCAATTTATTTAGAAGTTGACTAAGTCATGTAAATAGCAAAATATTGGCTTAATTTGGGCAAGTAATGTGTTTATGCTGCGGAGTTCGTTCATGCTAATTAGTTTTTAGGAGGACATATATAGTGGATGTAGTAGATAACATGTTGAATTGGATTTCCTTTAACCTTAAgtatctttttatttaaatccTTTATTTGCaccaaatttttaaatgaaaatttttgtttcttcCACTTTATTACtctatcaaattttattagtgagcattaatttattttagaatgcATTTTCTATCTATAATTGGTATTAAAGTTCTGTTATGATCAAAGTTGTGCACATAATATGATACGTGGAACTTTTCTagccaaatttttatttgcaaaagaCCTAGCAAAAGACCTACTTTGAGGCTCTAGTATTGAATAGTTTCGGTCACCATTCATATGACTCTTAGTGTCTATCTGAAACGCTTTGACATTCGCCTCTACTTTTTTTCGTCTTGTTTTCCATCCATACAGCTTTAAACTGTTGCAGCTAGTATTCACGCTACTTTGAAATTCATATTATTCATGATGTTCAACTAATGTTGGACTGTTTCAGTCatcattcatattattttaagaTTTGCCTATACTATCTAATATTGGACTGTTTTACTTAACATTCACCATATGATGTGGTATCTCTATGAGATCTACAACATCAGAGATTCAAAACTTACAACATATACTTTCAGCCACAGCAATATCAAGATAGACCTCAAATGCTTATGTAATACCATAACATCACAACATGAAGATTAAAaatgctttaaatttttttaagaacctttcaaaactaataataaaaGCATATGTTTTTAGCCACACCATAATACCAAAGTAAACATTCCAAACTCACAAGCATATGCTTGGTTAGCCACCATAATACCAAACTAGATTTATAAATACTTACTAGACCTATAAATAAGCagatattattttgaatttattctTGGTTACCGACCATCCCTAAAGCACGtgacaaagagtttggtggttagtactcgagacccaagttcgaattctagttgattcatatttccagctaagtttatttctaaataaaataaacgaagcggatagcatgctacctatctctcaaaaaaaaaagaaaaagaaaaaagaatttattcTTGATTCCGCATGAGCTGAACACAGAGGCCGGTGAAGGCATAGTAGAGTTTGCGGTCCCTGGCGCCGGTGCTGTGGCAGCCGTTGCGGCGGCAGAAGTAGGCGAGGATCTTCATGTTGAGGCAGCCGAGGGTGCCGTCAAGCAGCATGAACAGCCAGTTGATGTCCCGCTTCCTCTGCGCCACCACCGGCCGCATCCCCCTCTGCAGCCCGCATGACGGGCAGTCCCTGTACTTCGGGTTTAGCAGACTGTCCGACGCGCGGTCACTCTCGTACTCCTGCACCCGCCGGTACAGCGGCTTCACATCCTCCTCGAACTTGGACAGCAGGTCGTAGGTCACCACCTTTATTTTGTTTCGTTAATAAATACTTAggattttaattaaaacaacTACAATTTCATCATGAAAAGAATAAGCACAAATTAATAACTAAAACAATGAGTTTCTGCACTTTAAAAAGTACCGAAATATCtgtacttgtaattttttaatcatcGGATCGTCTTAAGATCGTACAGCACTCTTAATGATATATCCTGTTAAGCCCACTTTACTAGTTCTGCGTAGTTCTTGAAACGATtcaataactaaaaaaattataaatacaaatatttttgtacttataaaagTATGGAAAACAATTCTTGAACTAAGAAAGGATTGAGCACACATTGtattagacaaaaaaaaaaaaaaagaaaagaaaaggaatatagaGTTTTCATCattgtaattttaaaagcaAAAATTAACAACcataaaacgaaaaaaaaagaagaattgtaatagatttcaaataaaagtaaagaaagtAGACAAACTATAGACttcaaataattataagaatttttccttttcttttgcaattttttttataaacacaTACAAATATTTTCGACTTTTAAGATATTCTCGGAGCATGCAAAATTAGTAAACCAACTGCACTAAGTAGTAATTATTATTCTATAACGAACCGACCTCGTGGGCGTCGCAACTTCGGCAGCAGAGTTCGCCCTTGATCTGGGTGATGCCGCTGGCAGAGAGCTCTGCAAGGGGCCGCACGGTGGCGCGGTGATCTCCAGCCCAGGGGAATGGAGGAGGAATCCTGTCAGACGTGCTCGGCCGCACCGGCCTACGTCTCCTCCTTGACTGCTGCAGTTCCGACGGAATAGGCAGCGGCGACTGCAGTGACTGCGGTGGCGGTGGTTTCATCATGAACAATTGCAATTTTAGCATTTTAAAGTTCTAGCTAGAAGATCTCTAAAACATTTGCAATTTCATCAtgaactaaaaataattaaactaattaagcgTGGAACTCCTtcacttttaaaagcacaaacaTCTGTGCTTATGATTCTTTGGATGACCTTAAAATTCATGCAGCACTATTAACAGTATATTCCGTTGAATCTTAAGATGATGCCATGGCTAAACTTAGATGCACAAATgttcatttcttttaaaatgCACAGATGTTCACAGAAGCTCCACTCTACCACCTCAGTTTATTactaatttgttttcgatgttaaaacttttaaatcgatgatcggcatcATTTTATATTACTTAGACCATTTAacctatctagaaatcaaactttatgattttttgatcgCTAGCCGAATGATCAAAGGATCACAAAATCTGTAACTCTAATGACCAATATGATGTGTTTGCTTGccaaattaactaaatttttgttagaaaatttgttAAAACTATTCAAAATAAGATTTAGCTAGGGCCTGTTTAAGAAACCCATAATACCGGAGTAATAAGCCAACTTACTTTGTATTTTAGAAaattctgtttattttttacttgCTATGTTTGGATAGtctaacaaaagaaaaaatttacagAGTAAAATAAGCATTCCGGTGTAATTAATATTGGAGTAGGTAAAGGTGTTGGCTGTGCTTTCCCCGTTACGCCTCCTGAAGGAGGATATGTCATGTAAAATAAAACTcttgatttaattttagataattgcCTAACAGACCCTTAGATTGTAAAtcttaaatatgaaaattatattattattttaaaaaaaatacttatttttagttatttattttttgtttacttgatgaataaaagaacaatatcaaaaaagcgtgaaaatttgatttttagatagtttaaatagtttacaCCATATTTAACGGTACCATTAATATGAAAGTTttatcattgaaaaaaaaattgatagcagaGTGAGTACTTATCACCGATAGTATAATCTAGcaaaactctttctctctctttctatatatatatatataatgtataatgCTTCCGACTTTTAGcttttagatcaaaaattcTATATTTGGAATGATAGTCGTCACCCCCTACGAATGAGTGGTCCCTcaaggataataatattaatccgagaataaaaaatgatcaaaaaactTGATCCAacgattaaaaaataaaaagcagtCCCATTATACTTTTCATAGTATagtagca encodes the following:
- the LOC109720090 gene encoding uncharacterized protein LOC109720090, with translation PLLPPPPGSEPIASPFPGAEVRRATRRPLAEPVASGITRTDGELCGQSADTCQSLQSPLPIPSELQQSRRRRRPVRPSTSDRIPPPFPWAGDHRATVRPLAELSASGITQIKGELCCRSCDAHEVVTYDLLSKFEEDVKPLYRRVQEYESDRASDSLLNPKYRDCPSCGLQRGMRPVVAQRKRDINWLFMLLDGTLGCLNMKILAYFCRRNGCHSTGARDRKLYYAFTGLCVQLMRNQE